taataaatgatttttttttttttttggtgattggtgACACAATCATTTTTAtgaataccaaaaaaaaaaaaaaaaaacttacaaattgatatgataATAAGTGTAATTGTTGCCAATTtaacaagataataaataattatttatttattttttgattggtaaCATATTTATTCATAAgaattatatagtaaaatttgtaatattctaatatcaatttttgttataattgtgaaaattatgAGTTCGCTTTTCACAATTCTGAAGGTTTTCAACAGGGGAATGATTCGTTTGTTGAAGATCCTTCAAataaatcaggaaaaaaaaaaaaaaaaaaaaatctcatcctAGAAGGTTAAAATTCTATATGCATAATAAGTACATTTCTTAAAGCTCACGTATGCTGAGAGAATCGAAAGTGTGGGTAGGTTACTGCCTGGAACAAGTTTTAATTGCATATATACCGTTTTTTCGTAAGAGCCTTTGGTTGCGTGAGAAAATGAGCCGATATAAAATAATGTATAGAAAATGAAAgataaatattttctctttttttattaagtaaaaaGTGGAAGAAAGGAATAAAGtaaatatgattattttttatatgaatctATTTGTAAGAGCTCAAAAATGCCCCATACCCACTTGGAATAGTGGTACTAGATATTTCTGGCCTAACACAATTAATTTGTCAGAGAGTGGGTTTTCTAAGTCAACTACAATGCACTGTATGGTCCCAATATGAAATCAATCAAGTCATGATCTTTAATATGATGAAAAGGAACATAGAACATAGATAAATTCTTCCTCAGGCTTGTCTGAGGATGCAATGTTCATATCTTATTTGCTCCAATCTTTCTACAAGTTGATACTCTCTCCCTTTTGTTTATGTTCTATTCTTTCAACCTCTTTCCTAGAGGGGTTCCTTTCCTTTATATAGTCTCACCTAATGCATCTGAGCCTTCTACCTATACGTATCAGGGTAGAAATTGGGttgcttgtcccatcaagacCCTTTTAGAGGTGGGAGAGAGTGTTGTGAGTTGTGAAACTATTGTTTAAGTGTCTTTTCTTCATAAATGCAGTTAGTTTAGTTGGTGCAGTGCATTGAATGTAGAGGTGATAGCTACATTCCCCAAatatttcctctcttctttgcTTGCACGTCTTTGATGTCTTCCATGGTGCCTTACTTTTTGGTGCAGTTGGCCAACTGTGGCATTCCCGAGGTGCATTCGTTCCTCAGGCTCCTCGGATGGTGGTTCCAGTCGTTTCCCGTCCTCAAAGCTTAGTCCATGTGTCAGGTCTAGATTGGTGCATGAATAGTCCTTTGCCCATCCTCGGACCGGTTTATGCTGTGTTTCGATTCTTCCCTCCCACactattatttttaatcttcttAAAGATGAGAGGAAACAAGAGAGAAATTGTCGTTTAATAATGTTAtcctttgtgttttttttttttttttgtaaagaatAATGTTATCCATCTAGTTtactaaatataatttaatacaaattaaataaaatttaggttaaaatgcaaattgtaCCATTTAAATTGGGCTGAAATTCATTTCAaccttttaattttactttttttttttaaatgagtcatctaagtttttaatttattcaattcaagttttttttccaattttgttaaaaattttccattaaaaaaattattttcacatgaaaaatatctataaaattaataaaaatattttatagattttttatgtgataaatattttaaaaaaaaataatttttcattagttaattgcatacttaatgacattttttaacGGAGTTGGACAAAATacctgaattgaataaatttgaaatttagaagaCTCAATAGAGTGAAAGTAAAGTTCGAGGACTAAAAATGAACTTCAACCAAACTTAAAGGTATAATTTGCATTTTACCCTAAAATTTAAGTATAGTTTTTATTTGTAACATTTTAGAAACAGTTTTTTTAGGTCTCTATGTTTCATTGATCAGTGGTCATAAAATGTttgaaattaattgaaaaacctaaattacaacacttagaaaagctatatctaagttttattCGTAGAAATTTAATATCATATGCTCTGTTTTTTCTGCAATTTTTCATATCTTATAGTGGATATTAGTATCTCTTTTTATATATCCTCAAGATACTATAATaatcaactcaaaaaaaaaaaaaaaaaagatactatAATAATGGATAGCTTTAGAATGTCGTTTGCCGTACGAGTTTGCATAAGTACATTTTATgttgctttcttttttgctttgtcGGACTTGTGTTCTCCATTCTTCCTCCACCACCATATGTTGTAAAGTTTCTTAgccattcatcaaaaaaaaaaaaaaaaaaaagtttcttagCCAACACACCACATGTAATTCTTACCAACATGGGCCAGCAACTAATAACCTCGAAACTTTCGGCTTTTTTTGATTCATAGTGATGTTGATTTGTCTGCAGAATTGTGGTCTTCACTATGTTACTGAAGTAACAGATTGTGACTGGTGGTGTCTAACAACAATGATTCAGTGACAATCTCGTGTGTAAAAGTGATATTGGACTAATTATAATTTGTCAATTCAGATGTTGTGAAGTTTGTCGTGTATGTAGCATTATTGAAAACAGAGTCTCAATTCGCTAATAATCATGGACACAAAACAATATAGGGCAGATGTTGAATTAATCACAATTTATCAACTTAAATATTGTgcaaaaaagtgaaatttattgtgtttgtaGCATGATTAAAAACACAATCCCAATTTGCTCATAATCATGGACACAAGATAATAAACAACTACTCAAATCCGAACTCCATATGACCAAGCaagtcttcttttttaataaagaatatAGTAGGTGAGGGTGCCGTCTATATGCTATAAGTATAAGCAATTGATATAGTCGCCTAAGGCTCCAAGTAAAAAAAGGCtcttaaattttaaccaatagtgTTATttataactaataaataaaataataattttttatcaaatgaaaaacaagcaaaagagagagagaaattctatattcacaatatttttcataacacttttacaATAAGTGCTAAATAGTAGGTTGTTACATCCTATTATTGATGACAAAAAGATAATTATAGTGGCGggttcaaatagaaaacaagaagcaacttaacacttaaaatttgttatgaaaaatattgtgaatgttgcatttctcaaaaaaagaaaaaagagcaatacacaaaaaaattcataatttttttcacaatagttgagttagcaaacttttactagttctcaccTAGGTCCACTACTAACATTGCTCCTTTACTTACTACTATCAATCTACCATATTAACAagtgtgaaaagttttgtcaatttttttgtatctataaacttttttttttaaaagaaaaaattctatgtggttcatgttaattaataataattttgcatctaaaacaaaataattagttTTCACCTTAGGTCCCCAAATACATCAAGCTGTTCCTGGATTCGAACAACAGATATGAGACACGACAAATGATATCATTACCACTGTATGTTATCATTTGAACCCCACCAAGCAAATCACTTTAGCTCCTGATAAATAAAAGAGTGCATGCACTACCAAAGTTGAATCAAAATCGTCCATACCACTGTGAGCACCTTGGCTTGAACCCCAATCATTTTTATTAAGGGTCTCTACGTTAATGGACTGCGTGCATGGAACCTAGAAAAAGTCGAAGGTATCAAAAACTTTAAGGGGACAAGATTTACGAGAGATATAGTGATCATAGTTGAAATCTCATGGGTGGGAGACTTGTTTTACAATTCCAGAGAATAATTGAGGAAATACTCTAGCTTTCAAAAGCTTCATTCCTATCACTTTTCTGAGACTCCACTACTCTAAAAGGctaaaacaaaaaggagaaaGTGTTAGTAAGTATGGGAGTTCAAAGTGGTATAGatttctctagggtttttggAGGGTCAGAGAGGTTGATAGGCGTTCTGGTGAATTTGCACCGGATCATCTGCCATATTAGTGATTTTAGGATTTTTGTttctaagggtctgtttggagaccacttattgctgaaagttgaaaactgaaaacttattacaaaaaacattgtagcaaaataatttttaaatgtgtaaatagtgccgtgggacctagttttaaagcaaaatttgttgaatttcgtACTTACgggttgaaagttcaaaaacgtgtacaaaaacacttttgaacgtttagacccccaaaaaccaacttaaccaacacaagtaatatgtcaaacaagtgtgcggaaacttaacatatgctataatatgaaattggttaaacaactatctaagccataacaaaatagaccacagcagataatgtaaatgcagagatagagaggaaggaagatgcaaacacagagataacacccgatgtgttatcgaagaggaaaccgaagacctcggcgaaaaacctctccgccgccctccaagcggtaatcaatccactagaaaatacagttgggatacaaggacagcaatataccctccaagcctaatctacccaatgcacctaagccctccaagcttcttgctccaacgaggttgcgccgaacctttttcttttctagcttcccggattccgctactacaccgtagcatcaaccaatgaagattggctccttcctaactgcttcccagaactccaaacgactgtctcacagagatgataatggtgagaaccaggtttggtataatgcctctcaaggatttaacaatggagaggaagagagtgagggaatttgatgagactctaaggtagggattgtgtgtgaaacaatcttgtttttctttagggtttctctctcaaaattctctctggaagctctctttcaatcgtgggttaaaagggtatttatactggagtgaagaggaatgtgaaacgtcaggtttttttccaaaacaggggtggctcgcggcttgaccaagtcgcgagatccagtcgcgagttaaccgtatggccagttgtcctgttttgtcctgtagtgctccagctagcatgactgttcatcttccagcatgcttggcatgtgtgcagcttctggcgacttgcagccgcgagtccacccgcgagtcccagccgcgacactctgttttcttgcacactcttgagcaatcttcactctatctcactcactacccttacaacaatcccacctaaatacagggttactaaatgctgaattacaagcaaatttggcacggaataaagccaattagatggttgaataaattcaaccttacacgggtctcatgaacagtgcacgagatCCACTGAATAAAACGCCAAATGCAGACATGCTGAAATTTCAGTGCACTCTAAACACTCACTAAGTGGCGTACACCACTTTCAAGCTGGCGTATGCCGACCTAAAAGCAACATTTGTTGCTTTGGTTGTGAAGTTATTGAATGAGTTTGGGTCTTGAGAAATAAACCATTGTGTTTAACATATAGTGCTAATAATTTTGGTAGAGATTAGGCCTTCTTCATCATTGAGACTAGGGACTATTTGGTTGTTAGCACTTAGCAGGTACAAAATGGAGTGTCTACACCTACTCTTAATTTTCCACTTTATATTTTActccattttaaattttggtcaatttataaggaaaataaaagagacTTGTAACAAACTTTGATCGGTGgagcataaaataataaaatggaaTACTAAAGGTATAGAGGATTTTTATTCAGAAAAGTTTCATACCATAAAATGAACCCTTCCGACCTAGCGAGACAAGTACTAGCACTAGCACTATTGGACCAAAGTTGTGAGATTTTACTTATTCGCTAGCCCATCTAAGATACTGCCCTGAAATGGATATTGTTTGACAATCAAATAGCCCAAGTTGGCGTATGTTGACTTAAAGGCAACATATGTTGCTTTGGTTATGTAGTTATTGAATGAGTTTTAAATGAGTTTGGGTCTTGAGAAATAAACCATTGTGTTTAACATATGGTGCTAATAATTTTGGTAGAGATTAGGCCTTCTTCATCATTGAGACAAGGGACTTTGGATGTTAGCACTTAGCAGGAACAAAATGGGGGTGTCACCTACTCTTAATTTTTCACTTTATATTCCactctattttaaattttggtcactttataagaaaaaaagggaCGTGACATACTTTGATCAGTGGTGCATAAAATGGATAAAATGGAACGCTAAAAGTATAGAGGATTTTTATTCAGAAAAGTTTCATACCATAAAATGAACACTCCCAACCTAACAAAGACAAGTACTTTGCACTATTGGACCAAAGTTGTGAGATTTTACTTATTCACTAGCCTATCTAAGAAACTGCCCTGAAATGGATATTGTTTGACAATCAAATAGCCCAAGTTGGCGTGCTGGGTAAGAGTTCATAGGTTTGCAGTTGCCGCAACATTATGGAGATTAACATCACAATGATGAACCTAGCAGCAAAGTTATCCAGTTCTCTGTAATGGATATGAATAGGGAACAATGCATTTTGGCAGAAATCATAAAAGCCAGGATTTAGAGTACATATATTGCTATTCCaagatatatattatattttgcaCTGATTATAAAATGTGAATTGCTATTACATATCTGCAAAGTTCTTGGTACGTGAATGTTAAAAGAGGAAGCTTGATTTGGATGAATTTTGGAAGAGAGCAcaacttcaaaagaaaaacccttCCACTTGAACTGAAGAGGATCAAACCGATGAAGTGTCAGAGCAATCAGGGCAGCAGAAATGGCCCCTAGCTTGACATTTTGTGCAGGCAATGGATGGCACCTTTGATCCACCACCTTCTACTGATTGATACAAGTCATCACCAAGGTTAAGACCAAATGGTCCACCTTTAAGTATACCAGTTCCTTTACATTTTGAGCATGCTATCATCCTCAGATTGCCACATCTCTTGCACATACCCAAAGTGCTGAATATTTGAAGGTAAAAAATACAGCACAAACATAAAAACTATTAGAATGTTGACATATATCTAATCACATACGAATTTATAAACCACTGGAAAATATGCTTACAATATCAGTGTTATCAGTCtctaaaaatagtttcaaacttTTGCTAGGAAACTAGCTATTAAGTAATGCTGCTCTCTTCTAAAGTCAAAACAAGATGCAATTGTTGGGTTTATACTAGACCTCTCACTGGTAATGACTACCGTAAAAGGCAAGGATGAAATTATAAACCTTAAACCTATTAACAGTAGTACTGGTAGCATATATAAATCCCACTTATAGGTAGCATATATCACTCATGAAATTCTGAACAAGacaaagaaatacaaaaaatctaCCATAAAAGCAGAATTACCTTGAATACTGACGGTGAAGTAGTTCCTTGAACATTAATATCTATAAATAAACATTTACATGGGCTAGTGGCCAAAGAAAATCACAGTTTAAATCTCACTACACTAATTGGCAAGCGATTAGCAACATTCTTTGAAGTGTTCTTAAAAAACTACACTAATTGTCTACATAATTATTGAACTGCATACAAATTCTTTGTTCAAATTTAGGGAATCAAGCAGCCAAGCAAAAAGTATCAAGTgtcaattccaaaaaaaaaaccaccaagtTTCCAAGCTGAAGAACAAATTCTTGCAAAGATGTAAATCATCAAACAAGAGAGCCAACCAAAATGAACACAAAGTGGAGGACTAAAGCTAAAAGAAGTCACTTCAAGCtttcacaaaacaaaactcacAACAACCGTTCAAGTTGGGGAAGACCCAAATTCTAGTTTCGTGATAAAATCCCCTCCCATTGAATCTTCTAATtccctccaattttttttatgtaagacATGTGGcgtttaaaaatcaaaagaattcCACGTGTCACACATTCGGCTAAGAATGGAGAGGGAATTGGAGGATTCAATTGAAGGGGATCCTTTCCTGCTCTACTTGAATGCATGCAACAATGGCATATCCGACAGTGTCTTTGTAATGAGTGCTATAGtagaaaacaaaagcaaatgaGGTCATAAAACCAAatgtttaagattactaataaCAAAGGCCAATGACATAAGAGATTGAGTTGTCCCTTAAAATCAAGTTGTATTTCAGATGAATTAAGGAAAGTTGTCCAACATGGTTAGTTCTTGTGCAACAAAGACCAATGAAGATGAGACACAATTCTGAAGGACAAGAGCAGGCAAAGCAAATAAACAACCAACATAtttgcttttgattttcaaGAGAAGATAAGGTTCTAAACATATCAACCAACATAGTTCAAGCAAGTTAAAGCTTTGATTTTGAGTCCAATTAGAGGTTTACAACTTATCAAATAATAAGAAAGACAAATTTTAACAGAACCCCAGATACAAAATTTTGCATACCAAGTCAGAATTTACACAAAAAATGGGATGGGTCAGAGACTCAGAATAGAAATTTGGAAAGTAAGACAGAGACAAAGACCTGCGCTGGGAGGCAGAGATGAAAGCATCAATTCTTGGGGCAGCAATGGAGGCACATAACAGAAGAGTTCCAACTCCAAATCCAGCCAATTCACTAGCTGTTATATTCTCCATCTCCTTCACTCACTCTCACCGCTCCACCCTCCACTGCTCTCCTCTGATACACAACCACTTCGCTATGGTAGAGTATAACCTTATCAAAACTTCTAACGTTTGAAAAGTATTTATAAAGAGTATTCAACGTTTTAAACAAACGGGCCTATTAGCTCAGCTGGTTAGAGCGTCGTGCTAATAACGCGAAGGTCGCAGGTTCGAGACCTGCATGGgccattttttgattttttcttaaACCGGCATGGGCTTTTTGATTATTTGAGCTTGGGCTTTTTTTACGGGCTTATATGggcttttattgttttttatgggttttttttgactttttagattttttatttttgggcttAGGCTTATTTTACGAGCTTTCATTGTTTTATTAATAAACGGCTcacctaaaaagtaaaaagtggGCCAGTCCTATATGGATTAATACAACTTTTTGGATTCCCAATTATATGggcttatttatttactttgtcGAATTATATGGACACTTTTCCCAATTATATGGACTCACTTAAAAAGAGGGCAAGGCCAACATGGGTCCAAttaatttggttttgtgtttcATGCAAGTCTCTACAAtaattgtttttccttaaaattattattattttttttttaaatcacactTTCCCCGTGGACTTTGGATACAATAgctgaatattttttttaatcaattaaatTAAGACTTAAGTTCGAGGAAATGAGATttaaaccctaaacatttttgtTGGAATCA
This DNA window, taken from Quercus robur chromosome 2, dhQueRobu3.1, whole genome shotgun sequence, encodes the following:
- the LOC126714383 gene encoding uncharacterized protein LOC126714383 codes for the protein MENITASELAGFGVGTLLLCASIAAPRIDAFISASQRSTLGMCKRCGNLRMIACSKCKGTGILKGGPFGLNLGDDLYQSVEGGGSKVPSIACTKCQARGHFCCPDCSDTSSV